The nucleotide sequence CATGGTTTTGACCCGAATTTGCTCCACATCGATAAAATCTTCTACCCGGATTCTTTATTGTACCTGACGTTAACACAATGGTAGCAGCTCCACAGTCGCACGTCCTTGGAATTCCACGCTGTAGATCCATCTAATTTATATCATAGCACACAAAAATAATGCAAAATCGAACAAggccaaaatacaaaaaataattcaaaatcgATTTTGGACGAAAGAGACTTACTTTAGGTTTTAGAAGTCGACTCTGGTTTTCCTTTATCTTTACTTGTAAATATTGGAAATATAATAGGGaaatcatattaaatataaagatcACGCGTgtccaaataaaataaacatataatgaCCTCGATATCGTAAATTACTCGGACATGCGTGTCAGGACATAACTCGACACTGAGTTAAATTATGTATGACTCTTTTGGCcaacttttattttttcgaCATCATTAAATATTAACAATTTTACGACTGAGGTTTAGTTTTCggtattattaattattaactatgttacggctgagttttatTCTTCggcattattaattattaacaatgttacggctgagttatattttCCGGCATTATTTACTTtacacaaggaaaaaaaaaatcattttcgtCCCAAcgcgaaaaaaaaagaaaagctctcgacGACAGGCGATTTCGATACGAAGGTAAAACCGAAGCCTCTCTTTTGCAGATTTGTGGATTCAGCTTCGGTTCGATGATGTTTTCTTCCCATTCTTTTCTTGTTTGCAGATGCCTAATTCGCACAAACCTCATTTCTTGAAGCCTCTGCTTCCCGATTTCCACAGTGGCGTGGTAGACACACACTCTCTATTTCTCATGTGTATATGTTCCTATTTTAGAGTTTGCTTATCTTTGGCTTTTCTGACCTGCAGACAATACCACTTGGCTTCTTCTCACAGCACATAGAAGGGAAGACAAACCGGAAAACATGGAAACTAAGATCGGACGCTACAGATCAAACTTGGGAAGTGATACAAGAAGGCAGGAGACTCACCGGAGGTTGGAAAGATTTCACCACAGCACATGACCTTCAAATCGGTGACATTGTCATCTTCAAACACGAAGGAGATATGGTGTTTCATGTCACACCATTTGGTCCTAGCTGTTGTGAGATTCAGTATACACATCCTCACATCATCAAGGAAGAAGCCGATGCGGATGATGCTCCTTCTTTCTCATTTGACTATTGTTTTCAGGCTGAGGTCACTGCTTCGAATCTAAAAGAAGACAAACTTGTGAGTCGATTTTCAGTTATAGACcatatttagttagttattaaCATATGGTTTGATCTGTTCAGTGTCTTTACGTTCTGTGTTTGCagtatttagttagttattaaCATATGGTTTGATCTGTTCTGTGTCTTTACGTTCTGTGTTTGCAGTATCTTCCTGAGGGAGCTACGACTTGTACTGCTTTGAACAAACAATGCCAAGAGATAATACTTGTCAACAAAGAGGGAAATTCATGGACTGTGAGTTTGCGATTTAGCGAAGCAGACGGCATGTATTACATCAGAAGAGGCTGGAGAAAGTTCTGTCGTGCTAACAGATGCGCCATAGGAGACTTATTTGTGTTCAATGTGGTTGGAGATGGGAAAACTACTCCACTAATGTGTGTATGTCCGGAAAGGGAAGAGTGATTTTGAACCTAAACTTATGTATGTCGAACCAGAAATTTATGTATGTCTCTTTTATGGCTGACTAATATTCATATTATGGTTGGTTATTGTTTGATTATGACTTATTAACGTAACGGCTGACTTCCACTGAACGTTATAGCTGAGTTATTAAAACTTATGACTGACGAATACTCATATATGGCTGGGTTATTGTTTGATATGACTTAATTAACGTACGGCTGAATTGCAGTGAACGTTATAACTGAGTTATTAAAACATTATGACTGACGAATACTCATATTATGGCTGGGTTATTGTTTGATAGTGAATTAATTAACGTAACGGCTGAATTGCAGTGAACGTTATAACTGAGTTATTAAAACGTTATGACTGACGAATACTCGTATTATGGCTGGGTTATTGTTTGATTATGAATTAATTAACGTACTGGCTGAGTTGCATTGAACGTAATAGCTGAGTTACTAAAAACATTGCGTCTAAATTATGATTACAACACATGACTACGCAAAGAAATAGTGCCAAAATATGGCCATACCAAACCCACAAACCACCACTGGAaacatcaaacacttcatcttttCCGCTTTACCGAGTTCTTTCTCCAACCGACCAACGTCTACTCTCAGATCTGATATGCCTTTGGTCATGTCACTCATCACCGATTTCATATCTTACCTCTTCCACCAAGCACTCGTCCGCCCATTTGAATAAATGTCTCTGATTTCACCAACATGCCCAGCTCTTAGTATCACATTGACAGTataatgaataaaattaaaaatcaaaccttAATATATCCTTTGCGACAGCAATAGTACAGTCGTCCTGGATTAGCCCGTGATGCAGATGTACATAATTCAGCGGGTTCACCACACCAACACTGTTTCGGCGTTCCTCTTTCCACATGCCGCGGTGAAGTGAAAGTAAGTGTTACCAGAcacagatgatgaagaagacatTTTCTTTGAATGAAAGAGAAATTGGTGTGAAAGACAAAGTTAAAACAATAGTGGTAGTAAAtaaaatcatcattttttttttaaattcaaataaagaggaataatttaaattaataaactattaAATGCCTCGATATTAGGTTTGAGCCGTATTTTTCCACACACGTGATGCACTTTAATTATGACGAATACTCAATCAAATCAAGAAATACGAAAGGTTCTTTATTATTTATCAAACACTTAAGTTGAATTCGTATTACGGCTGTGTTAGCGTCTATATTTTGGCTGAGTTAACGTAGATGTATGATTGCTGAgttacattaaaaaaacaatacctCGATTATGTAAATAATCCGATACATGCGTGCCAGCCGTATAATAATGAGTCTCGATATCTCCTGCAATGCAAACGAAA is from Brassica napus cultivar Da-Ae unplaced genomic scaffold, Da-Ae ScsIHWf_1167;HRSCAF=1664, whole genome shotgun sequence and encodes:
- the LOC125596274 gene encoding B3 domain-containing protein REM10-like; translated protein: MPNSHKPHFLKPLLPDFHSGVTIPLGFFSQHIEGKTNRKTWKLRSDATDQTWEVIQEGRRLTGGWKDFTTAHDLQIGDIVIFKHEGDMVFHVTPFGPSCCEIQYTHPHIIKEEADADDAPSFSFDYCFQAEVTASNLKEDKLYLPEGATTCTALNKQCQEIILVNKEGNSWTVSLRFSEADGMYYIRRGWRKFCRANRCAIGDLFVFNVVGDGKTTPLMCVCPEREE